One region of Termitidicoccus mucosus genomic DNA includes:
- a CDS encoding glycoside hydrolase family 130 protein yields MKLEIKGSPLPNIPWQPRAAGNEDYVWRYSANPVIDRRPLPRVTGIYNSAVVPFDGAFTGVFRTEGMDRIPHLHVGRSPDGIKWTFEPRRIEFINADPEVTRHEYAYDPRVTLIDGIHYVTWCNGYHGPTIGVARTRDFVRFEQLENAFLPYNRNGVLFPRKLGGKFAMLSRPSDTGHTPFGDIFFSESPDLVHWGRHRHVMGRGGEWWQGTKIGAGPSPIETSEGWLLFYHGVINTCNGFVYSMGAALLDLETPWRLRARLKESILTAEAPYELAGLVPGVCFPVGCLCDAPSGRIAIYYGAADTVSALCFCDASEIVERILNA; encoded by the coding sequence ATGAAACTCGAAATCAAAGGTTCCCCGCTCCCCAACATTCCCTGGCAGCCGCGTGCCGCCGGCAACGAAGACTATGTCTGGCGTTACAGCGCCAACCCCGTCATCGACCGCCGCCCGCTGCCGCGCGTCACCGGCATCTACAACAGCGCCGTCGTGCCGTTTGACGGCGCGTTCACCGGCGTGTTCCGCACCGAGGGGATGGACCGTATTCCGCACCTCCACGTCGGCCGCAGCCCCGACGGGATCAAGTGGACGTTTGAGCCGAGGCGCATCGAATTTATCAATGCCGACCCCGAGGTCACGCGCCACGAATACGCCTACGATCCGCGCGTCACGCTCATCGACGGAATCCACTACGTGACGTGGTGCAACGGCTACCACGGCCCGACCATCGGCGTCGCCCGCACGCGGGACTTCGTTCGCTTCGAGCAACTTGAGAATGCCTTCCTTCCCTACAACCGCAACGGCGTGCTCTTCCCGCGCAAGCTCGGCGGCAAATTCGCGATGCTCTCGCGCCCGAGCGATACCGGCCACACGCCCTTCGGCGACATCTTCTTCAGCGAATCGCCCGACCTTGTGCATTGGGGCCGCCACCGTCACGTGATGGGCCGGGGCGGCGAGTGGTGGCAGGGCACCAAGATCGGCGCGGGCCCCTCGCCCATCGAGACGAGCGAGGGCTGGCTGCTCTTTTATCACGGCGTCATCAACACCTGCAACGGTTTCGTCTATTCCATGGGCGCCGCGCTCCTCGATCTGGAAACACCGTGGCGGCTCCGCGCGCGCCTGAAGGAATCCATCCTCACCGCCGAGGCGCCCTACGAACTCGCGGGCCTCGTGCCCGGCGTCTGCTTCCCCGTCGGCTGCCTGTGCGATGCGCCGAGCGGACGCATCGCGATTTATTACGGCGCGGCCGACACCGTCTCCGCCCTGTGCTTTTGCGACGCCAGCGAAATCGTGGAAAGGATTCTTAACGCCTGA
- a CDS encoding cellulase family glycosylhydrolase has protein sequence MHAFRRLSFLRLLLHAVLAVSCRADFIEFGFTLESPGPEPLQRDIRARVIAPDGTRALYPSFHDNDARWRVRVRPVQRGAWRLAEIVECDEAAGSLVTLKPAGPPPPAVEVASPSVMQPVRIDPANPRGFALADGQPYFPLGMNLGWADMPGHPAYADAFAAMRAAGLNWTRIWMTHWGMTNLDWLPAARGPSPTPGTIDPRVAEKWDGIIALAERHGVYFQMVLQHHGQYTTTSHPNWNENPWNAANPGGFLSTPEEFFTSPDAIRISKAKYRYIVARYGHSPAILAWEIFNETQWTDLARHGGDATLGAWHRDMAAWLRACDPYRHLVTTSHDDLRSAVYHAMDFLQPHLYAVNMLAHARRFSFAPGSPARPLFYGESGHDHMPLSDGQKAAGSGLIPPVWASLMAGGGALPAQTWYWEKIIGTPRMGEMRAVSTFVAAARLADPKRRAALRPFSPAIACEASVPRIITPGHLWAAHEATTVTLPADGRDDVTLADLPAFIVADPALIARGFNRRAEIIFDKRGTDPVRIELADLGWAGGALRVFVDGADAFDARWALRSREILAPMPHTFVVPVPEGRHVLAIEAAGTVKEANLASLQLRSIDLTGTLPALAAAGLRDERTVLLYVWHRADIFAIDEPAETSGEILLDDIPAGEWRATWWNMREGGPAVQSTFTHAAPGGTLRLKTPPIARHAALILEPVPATK, from the coding sequence ATGCACGCGTTCCGCCGGTTGTCCTTTCTGCGCCTTCTGCTCCACGCAGTTCTCGCCGTTTCGTGCCGGGCGGATTTCATTGAGTTCGGCTTCACGCTCGAATCCCCCGGCCCCGAGCCGCTTCAGCGCGACATCCGCGCGCGCGTGATCGCGCCGGACGGCACGCGGGCATTGTATCCATCTTTCCACGACAACGATGCGCGCTGGCGCGTCCGCGTCCGCCCCGTGCAACGCGGCGCATGGCGCTTGGCCGAAATCGTGGAGTGTGACGAGGCCGCTGGCAGCCTCGTCACACTTAAACCCGCCGGGCCGCCGCCCCCGGCCGTCGAGGTCGCCTCGCCTTCCGTGATGCAACCCGTGCGGATCGATCCCGCCAATCCGCGCGGCTTCGCCCTGGCCGACGGCCAGCCGTATTTTCCCCTCGGGATGAATCTCGGCTGGGCGGACATGCCGGGGCACCCGGCCTATGCGGACGCATTTGCCGCCATGCGGGCCGCCGGACTCAACTGGACGCGCATCTGGATGACGCATTGGGGCATGACCAACCTCGACTGGCTGCCCGCCGCCCGCGGCCCGTCGCCCACGCCGGGAACCATCGACCCGCGCGTGGCGGAAAAATGGGACGGCATCATCGCGCTCGCGGAGCGCCACGGCGTTTATTTCCAGATGGTGCTCCAGCATCACGGCCAATACACCACGACCTCACACCCAAACTGGAACGAGAATCCATGGAACGCCGCCAACCCCGGCGGCTTCCTCTCCACCCCGGAGGAATTTTTCACCTCGCCCGATGCCATCCGCATCAGCAAGGCGAAATACCGCTACATCGTCGCGCGCTACGGCCATTCGCCCGCCATCCTCGCGTGGGAAATCTTCAACGAGACGCAGTGGACAGACCTCGCCCGGCACGGCGGCGACGCCACGCTCGGCGCGTGGCATCGCGACATGGCCGCATGGCTGCGCGCCTGCGATCCCTACCGTCATCTCGTGACGACCAGCCACGATGACCTGCGCAGCGCGGTTTACCATGCGATGGATTTTCTCCAGCCGCATCTCTACGCGGTCAACATGCTCGCCCACGCGCGGCGTTTCTCCTTTGCCCCCGGGTCGCCCGCGCGCCCGCTTTTCTACGGAGAGTCCGGCCACGACCACATGCCGCTTTCCGACGGGCAAAAAGCCGCCGGCTCCGGGCTCATCCCGCCCGTGTGGGCGAGTCTCATGGCAGGCGGCGGCGCCTTGCCCGCGCAGACCTGGTATTGGGAAAAAATCATCGGCACGCCGCGCATGGGGGAAATGCGCGCGGTCAGCACCTTCGTCGCCGCCGCGCGTCTCGCCGACCCGAAACGCCGCGCGGCCCTGCGCCCGTTTTCGCCCGCCATCGCGTGCGAGGCCTCCGTGCCGCGCATCATCACGCCGGGCCATCTCTGGGCCGCGCATGAAGCCACCACCGTCACGCTGCCCGCCGACGGACGCGACGATGTCACGCTGGCCGATCTCCCCGCCTTCATCGTCGCCGATCCCGCGCTCATCGCCCGCGGCTTCAACCGGCGCGCCGAAATCATCTTCGACAAGCGAGGGACCGATCCGGTGCGAATCGAACTCGCCGATCTCGGCTGGGCGGGCGGCGCGCTGCGTGTCTTTGTCGATGGCGCGGACGCGTTCGACGCACGCTGGGCGCTGCGTTCCAGGGAAATCCTCGCGCCGATGCCGCACACCTTCGTCGTCCCTGTTCCCGAAGGGCGGCACGTCCTCGCGATCGAGGCCGCCGGCACGGTCAAGGAGGCCAATCTCGCGTCGCTCCAACTCCGCTCCATCGACCTCACCGGCACGCTGCCCGCGCTTGCCGCCGCCGGCCTGCGCGACGAGCGCACCGTGCTCCTCTATGTCTGGCACCGCGCCGACATCTTTGCCATCGACGAGCCCGCCGAAACCTCCGGTGAAATCCTCCTCGATGACATCCCCGCCGGCGAGTGGCGCGCGACCTGGTGGAACATGCGCGAGGGAGGCCCCGCTGTGCAATCGACGTTCACGCATGCCGCGCCCGGCGGCACGCTGCGCCTCAAGACGCCGCCCATCGCGCGCCACGCGGCCTTGATCCTTGAACCCGTGCCAGCAACAAAGTAA
- a CDS encoding GH1 family beta-glucosidase — MPTATPTPFAPDFTWGAATSAYQIEGAPSADGKGPSIWDDFSHRPEKIAGNDTGDTACDHYHRWRDDIALMRRIGLRAYRFSIAWARVLPEGDGRVNDAGLAFYSRLVDGLLDAGIQPWVTLYHWDLPLALHRRGGWLNHESVDWFGRYAAAVARALGDRVKHWITLNEPQCSIGLGLDRGIHAPGDRLSRAGVLRAWHHQLMAHGLAVRSLREHCRGPVQVGLASTGRERIPETNTPADIEAARAAYFEVTAEKGVDSVPLALDPVYRGRYPEAAHAVFGRDMPGIRPGDMELISEKLDFIGYNSYSGERVRAGADGRPVLVPPPRGRARGTLSWLNREDDCLYWAARFQTERYPGLPFVITENGYCGTDWIALDGGVHDAPRIDFTKRYLRGLARAAAEGVPVAGYFHWSLLDNFEWSEGYQPRFGLIHVDFDAQTRLLKDSALWFAGIIRSNGAALFD, encoded by the coding sequence ATGCCAACCGCCACACCCACCCCATTTGCCCCTGATTTCACCTGGGGCGCCGCCACGTCCGCCTATCAGATCGAGGGCGCGCCTTCCGCCGACGGCAAAGGCCCGAGCATCTGGGACGATTTCTCCCATCGTCCCGAAAAAATCGCGGGCAACGACACCGGCGACACCGCCTGCGACCACTATCATCGCTGGCGCGACGACATCGCGCTCATGCGCCGGATCGGCCTGCGCGCCTATCGGTTTTCCATCGCGTGGGCGCGCGTGCTGCCCGAGGGCGACGGGCGCGTGAACGACGCCGGCCTCGCGTTCTACAGCCGCCTGGTGGACGGATTGCTCGATGCGGGCATCCAGCCGTGGGTCACGCTCTACCATTGGGATTTGCCCCTCGCGCTCCACCGGCGCGGGGGCTGGCTCAACCACGAGAGCGTGGACTGGTTCGGCCGCTACGCCGCCGCGGTCGCCCGGGCGCTCGGCGATCGTGTGAAACACTGGATAACGCTCAACGAGCCGCAATGCTCCATCGGCCTCGGGCTCGACCGCGGCATCCACGCGCCCGGGGACCGGCTCTCCCGCGCCGGCGTGCTCCGCGCCTGGCACCACCAGCTCATGGCGCACGGCCTGGCCGTCCGCAGCCTTCGCGAGCACTGCCGCGGCCCGGTGCAGGTCGGCCTGGCCTCCACCGGGCGCGAGCGTATCCCGGAAACGAATACACCGGCCGACATCGAGGCCGCGCGCGCCGCCTACTTCGAGGTCACCGCGGAAAAAGGCGTGGACAGCGTGCCGCTCGCGCTCGACCCGGTTTACCGCGGGCGCTACCCCGAGGCGGCGCATGCGGTTTTCGGCCGCGACATGCCCGGCATCCGCCCCGGCGACATGGAGCTCATTTCCGAAAAACTCGATTTCATCGGCTACAATTCCTACTCCGGCGAACGCGTTCGCGCCGGCGCCGACGGCCGCCCCGTCCTCGTCCCGCCACCGCGCGGCCGGGCGCGCGGCACGCTTTCCTGGCTGAACCGCGAGGACGACTGCCTCTATTGGGCGGCGCGGTTTCAAACCGAGCGCTATCCCGGCCTGCCCTTTGTCATCACGGAAAACGGCTACTGCGGCACCGACTGGATCGCGCTCGACGGCGGCGTGCACGACGCGCCGCGAATCGACTTCACCAAGCGCTACCTGCGCGGCCTCGCCCGCGCCGCCGCCGAGGGCGTCCCGGTCGCGGGCTATTTTCACTGGAGCCTGCTGGACAACTTCGAGTGGAGTGAAGGTTACCAGCCGCGTTTCGGCCTCATCCACGTCGATTTCGATGCACAAACGCGCCTGTTGAAAGATTCCGCCCTCTGGTTCGCCGGCATCATCCGGTCCAATGGCGCGGCCTTGTTCGACTGA
- a CDS encoding TonB-dependent receptor plug domain-containing protein, with translation MNTHTGRALPSRIPLLFRRLFYITCFLLINILLNGQQVPASAPETEEETVYLSRFTVTVDKESDGYLAKDTLAGTRIRTELKDVGSAVSVVTAKFLQDTGSNKSEDLLVYTTNTEVGGLGGNYAGAGNGPYLDTANARLAPQTNTRVRGLAAADNTRDFFITDIPWDSYNVGRIDLQRGPNSILFGLGSPAGIINASVNAASFTDSAVVEGRFGSYGSLRASADINKLLLKDELSVRASVLYDDTKYRQDPAFNRDERYYIAGRFDPKFLRFGSARTSLRVGYEHGDVKANRPRTTPPIDAITPWFNAMNKQTYDPRTVGLSDATLIAQAIANGDLGAGAAQPNIDGNPNPNYQPWLGPAGAIYENLATVFPDPRSGAWTAIIPGLALETGGLAPDGSVDGEIEGMPWTVWRGIRNFNDYAGFVGLPNNNLGVYKAVTLSDDSIFDFYDKLLEGPNKREWQKFDSVNVALAQTFFNEKLGIEAVYDYQKYEEGMANLLSTWSQALTIDVNSRLPDGTPNPNVGRPMVVGSNNSNFSRETERESWRFTAYGELDFKDFMDPSSWLTRLLGRHVFTGLYSTHKYDLSTRNWASHATDDAYGELIRVTGINTNQRQLATINYLGPSLLDASSASGARIGRLGAVQRPSSGRAAIYDSTWTATGVSPGDPWTTPTGDTSTQSENPANYAGWRTIDVGIWNADTGDIDSLYLNGSMSRDKIESTALVWQGFLLDGILVPTIGWRKDTLKSYKIEAGSADVKNPNGSINFNHPNWRLPGAPYNEETGRSTSWSVVAHTPKWIVDKMPGRTSLSLFYNRSENFQPAGSRVDIMGNGLASPNGKTKDYGFVISTLNDRLTLKVNWYETSITNATLTGLGGDYMIGAAEAWGYMFAMQARNGHGSFSTGYEAGGGLTKEEAMALQQAAVDAFLGNLAPEQFMRAWNYADQLDSWQSWIQPNAPAGMAVTGDTFAKGIEIELTAQPLKNWNITLNVSKTRAQRLNMAGSFASWIEDRWQFYQGPAGDVRLWGPWYDAGETIRGKFEREFYSNYRLYRLQEGADVPELRRWRFNIVTNYAFAGGLLKGVNVGAGYRWQDKVVTGYAVTDGDFDLSRPYYGPTEDAIDFWIGYQRKLTDKITWRIQLNIRNLFDDARLVPVTVQPDGSPGSSRIVEGMAWSVSNKLEF, from the coding sequence ATGAACACGCACACCGGTCGCGCCCTCCCATCGCGCATTCCCCTTCTTTTCCGGAGGCTGTTTTATATAACATGCTTCCTGCTTATAAATATACTGTTAAACGGCCAGCAAGTCCCGGCGTCCGCCCCCGAAACCGAGGAGGAGACGGTTTATCTCTCCCGCTTTACCGTGACCGTGGACAAGGAATCCGACGGCTATCTGGCCAAGGACACGCTCGCCGGCACCCGCATCCGCACCGAACTCAAGGACGTGGGCTCCGCGGTCTCGGTCGTCACGGCCAAGTTTCTCCAAGACACCGGCTCCAATAAATCCGAGGACCTGCTTGTATATACAACCAACACCGAGGTCGGCGGACTCGGCGGCAACTACGCCGGCGCGGGCAACGGCCCCTACCTCGACACCGCCAACGCGCGCCTCGCCCCGCAAACCAACACCCGCGTGCGCGGACTCGCCGCCGCCGACAACACCCGCGATTTCTTCATCACCGACATCCCGTGGGATTCCTACAACGTCGGCCGCATCGATCTCCAGCGCGGGCCCAACTCGATCCTCTTCGGCCTCGGCAGCCCCGCCGGCATCATCAACGCCAGCGTCAACGCCGCCTCGTTCACCGACTCCGCCGTGGTCGAGGGCCGCTTCGGCAGTTACGGCAGCCTGCGCGCCTCGGCCGACATCAACAAGCTCCTCCTCAAGGACGAACTCTCCGTGCGCGCCTCGGTCCTCTACGACGACACGAAATACCGGCAGGATCCCGCCTTCAATCGCGACGAGCGCTACTACATCGCCGGCCGCTTCGACCCGAAATTCCTCCGCTTCGGCTCCGCCCGCACCTCGCTGCGCGTGGGCTATGAGCACGGCGACGTGAAAGCCAACCGCCCGCGCACCACGCCGCCCATCGACGCGATCACGCCATGGTTCAACGCCATGAACAAACAAACCTACGATCCGCGCACCGTCGGCCTGTCGGACGCGACCCTGATCGCCCAGGCCATCGCCAACGGCGACCTCGGCGCCGGCGCCGCGCAGCCCAACATCGACGGCAATCCCAACCCCAATTACCAGCCTTGGCTTGGCCCCGCCGGCGCGATCTACGAGAATCTCGCCACGGTCTTTCCCGATCCCCGCTCGGGCGCATGGACGGCCATCATTCCCGGCCTCGCGCTCGAAACCGGCGGCCTGGCCCCCGATGGCTCCGTTGACGGCGAGATCGAGGGCATGCCGTGGACGGTCTGGCGCGGCATCCGCAACTTCAACGACTACGCCGGCTTCGTCGGGCTGCCCAACAACAACCTCGGCGTATATAAAGCCGTCACGCTCTCCGACGACTCCATTTTCGATTTCTATGACAAGCTTCTCGAAGGCCCCAACAAGCGCGAGTGGCAGAAATTCGACTCGGTCAACGTCGCCCTCGCCCAGACCTTCTTCAACGAGAAACTCGGCATCGAGGCCGTCTATGATTATCAGAAATACGAAGAGGGCATGGCCAATCTCCTTTCCACCTGGTCGCAGGCCCTCACCATCGATGTCAACAGCCGCCTCCCCGACGGCACGCCGAATCCGAACGTCGGCCGCCCCATGGTCGTCGGCTCCAACAACAGCAATTTTTCCCGCGAGACCGAGCGCGAGTCCTGGCGCTTCACCGCCTACGGCGAACTCGATTTCAAAGACTTCATGGACCCGTCGTCGTGGCTGACGCGCCTCCTCGGCCGCCACGTCTTCACCGGGCTCTATAGCACGCACAAATACGACCTCTCCACGCGCAACTGGGCCAGCCACGCCACCGACGACGCCTATGGCGAATTGATCCGGGTGACGGGCATCAACACCAACCAGCGCCAGCTCGCCACCATCAACTACCTCGGCCCCTCCCTGCTCGACGCGTCCTCCGCCTCCGGCGCCCGCATCGGCCGGCTCGGCGCGGTGCAAAGGCCCTCCTCCGGCCGGGCGGCCATCTACGACTCGACCTGGACCGCGACCGGCGTGAGCCCCGGCGACCCGTGGACCACGCCCACCGGCGACACGTCCACCCAGTCCGAGAATCCCGCCAACTACGCCGGGTGGCGCACGATCGATGTCGGTATTTGGAACGCGGATACAGGCGACATCGACAGCCTCTACCTCAACGGCAGCATGTCGCGCGACAAAATCGAATCCACCGCCCTGGTCTGGCAGGGATTCCTCCTCGACGGCATCCTCGTGCCCACCATCGGCTGGCGCAAGGACACCCTCAAAAGCTACAAGATCGAGGCCGGAAGCGCCGACGTGAAAAACCCGAACGGCTCCATCAACTTCAACCACCCGAACTGGCGGCTCCCCGGCGCGCCCTACAACGAGGAAACCGGGCGCAGCACCAGTTGGAGCGTGGTTGCCCACACCCCGAAATGGATCGTGGACAAGATGCCCGGCCGCACCAGCCTGAGCCTGTTCTATAATCGCTCCGAGAACTTCCAGCCCGCAGGCAGCCGCGTCGACATCATGGGCAACGGCCTCGCCTCGCCCAACGGAAAGACCAAGGACTACGGCTTCGTCATCAGCACGCTGAACGACCGCCTCACGCTCAAGGTCAACTGGTATGAAACCTCCATCACCAACGCCACCCTCACCGGGCTCGGCGGCGATTACATGATCGGCGCCGCGGAGGCATGGGGCTACATGTTCGCCATGCAGGCGAGAAACGGCCACGGCTCCTTTTCCACCGGTTACGAGGCCGGCGGCGGCCTGACCAAGGAGGAGGCCATGGCCTTGCAACAAGCCGCCGTGGACGCGTTCCTCGGCAACCTCGCCCCCGAGCAATTCATGCGCGCCTGGAACTACGCCGACCAGCTCGACAGCTGGCAGTCATGGATTCAGCCCAATGCGCCCGCGGGCATGGCCGTCACCGGCGACACATTCGCCAAGGGCATCGAAATCGAGCTCACCGCGCAGCCCCTGAAAAACTGGAATATCACCCTCAACGTCTCCAAGACCCGCGCCCAGCGCCTCAACATGGCGGGCTCGTTCGCGAGCTGGATCGAGGACCGCTGGCAATTCTACCAAGGCCCCGCCGGCGACGTCCGGCTCTGGGGCCCGTGGTATGACGCCGGGGAGACCATCCGCGGAAAATTCGAGCGCGAGTTTTATTCCAACTACCGCCTCTACCGCCTCCAGGAAGGCGCCGACGTGCCCGAGCTGCGCCGGTGGCGTTTCAACATCGTGACCAACTACGCCTTCGCCGGCGGCCTCCTCAAAGGCGTGAACGTCGGCGCCGGCTACCGCTGGCAGGACAAGGTCGTCACCGGCTACGCCGTCACCGACGGCGACTTCGACCTCTCGCGCCCGTATTACGGGCCGACGGAGGACGCCATCGACTTCTGGATCGGCTACCAGCGCAAACTCACCGACAAGATCACCTGGCGCATCCAGCTCAACATCCGCAATCTCTTCGACGACGCCCGCCTCGTTCCCGTCACCGTGCAGCCCGACGGCTCGCCCGGCTCATCCCGCATCGTCGAAGGCATGGCCTGGAGCGTGAGCAACAAACTCGAATTCTAG
- a CDS encoding putative manganese-dependent inorganic diphosphatase: MAQTEPHQHTANTSNSAPPTTYIVGHRNPDADSVCSAIAYAAFKEARGEHGYIAARCGNSNDRIDTILRRFNTPLPLYLSDVTPRVRDIMVRDVVSAPITATCAEALALIDEHDVRVLPITADAQHVLGTLSIFQLGGHFVPRAREPREMRKVETSLAHITRALHARVLHITDPDRCETLYVRVGAMDIRSFGKYSESAGVPDAQTIIIVGDRWDIQQRSIQIGVRAVVITGDLPVDEEVIEQARQAGVSFIVSPYDSATTAWVVRTASTIDRLIDRQFSSVGPDVPLSEFRRRVAISSAAAHIVLNDEGLLQGIVTKTDVLKPVKTRLVLVDHNEMSQAVPGAHEVTITEVIDHHRLGALNTQQPILFINEPVGSTCTIVADLFRRENLTPAPDIAGLMMSGIIADTLHLNSPTTTEKDVTLLQWLGKIAGVDSRELADAIFSSGSVILANPPDSVIRSDFKIYQEDGVRFSVSQVEELGFGNFWKHAKPLSNALQKMQTDENLSFACLLVTDINSQNSLLLAHGEESFIARISYPHVEKDEIFDLRGIVSRKKQLIPYLTSLIKEMQTAGYLPRDDG, translated from the coding sequence ATGGCCCAGACTGAACCACATCAACACACCGCCAACACATCCAATTCCGCTCCGCCGACCACCTACATTGTCGGCCATCGCAACCCTGATGCCGATTCCGTCTGCTCCGCCATCGCCTACGCCGCCTTCAAGGAGGCCCGCGGCGAACACGGCTATATCGCCGCCCGCTGCGGAAACTCCAACGACCGCATCGACACCATCCTCCGGCGCTTCAACACCCCGCTCCCGCTCTACCTCAGCGACGTCACTCCGCGGGTCCGCGACATCATGGTGCGCGACGTCGTTTCCGCCCCGATCACGGCCACCTGCGCCGAAGCCCTCGCCCTGATCGACGAGCACGACGTGCGCGTGCTCCCCATCACCGCCGACGCCCAGCATGTGCTCGGCACGCTCAGCATTTTCCAGCTCGGCGGCCACTTCGTCCCCCGCGCCCGCGAGCCCCGCGAGATGCGCAAAGTCGAGACCTCGCTCGCCCACATCACGCGCGCGCTCCACGCCCGCGTCCTCCACATCACCGATCCCGACCGCTGCGAAACCCTCTACGTGCGCGTCGGCGCGATGGACATACGCTCCTTCGGCAAATACTCCGAAAGCGCCGGCGTCCCCGACGCCCAGACCATCATCATCGTCGGCGACCGCTGGGACATCCAGCAGCGCTCCATCCAGATCGGCGTGCGCGCCGTCGTCATCACCGGCGACCTCCCCGTGGACGAGGAAGTCATCGAGCAGGCCCGCCAGGCCGGCGTCAGCTTCATCGTCAGCCCCTACGATTCCGCGACGACCGCGTGGGTCGTCCGCACCGCCTCCACCATCGACCGCCTCATCGACCGCCAGTTCTCCTCCGTCGGCCCCGACGTGCCGCTCTCCGAGTTCCGCCGCCGCGTCGCCATCAGCAGCGCCGCCGCGCACATCGTCCTCAACGACGAGGGCCTCCTTCAGGGCATCGTCACCAAAACCGACGTCCTCAAGCCCGTGAAAACGCGCCTCGTGCTCGTTGACCACAACGAGATGTCGCAGGCCGTCCCCGGCGCCCACGAGGTGACCATCACCGAGGTCATCGACCACCACCGCCTCGGCGCGCTCAACACCCAGCAGCCCATTCTCTTCATCAACGAGCCGGTCGGCTCCACCTGCACCATCGTCGCCGACCTTTTCCGGCGCGAAAACCTCACGCCCGCGCCCGACATCGCCGGCCTCATGATGAGCGGCATCATCGCCGACACGCTCCACCTCAACAGCCCGACGACCACCGAGAAGGACGTGACCCTCCTCCAATGGCTCGGCAAGATCGCCGGCGTCGATTCGCGCGAACTCGCCGACGCCATCTTCAGTTCCGGCTCCGTCATCCTCGCCAATCCTCCCGACTCCGTCATCCGCTCCGATTTCAAGATCTACCAGGAGGACGGCGTGCGCTTCTCCGTCTCGCAAGTGGAGGAGCTCGGCTTCGGCAATTTCTGGAAACACGCCAAGCCGCTCAGCAACGCCCTGCAAAAAATGCAGACCGACGAGAACCTCTCGTTCGCCTGCCTGCTCGTCACCGACATCAACTCGCAAAACTCGCTGCTCCTCGCGCACGGCGAGGAAAGCTTCATCGCGCGCATTTCCTACCCGCATGTCGAGAAGGACGAGATTTTCGACCTGCGCGGCATCGTGAGCCGCAAGAAGCAGCTCATCCCCTACCTCACCTCGCTGATCAAGGAGATGCAGACCGCCGGCTACCTCCCCCGCGACGATGGCTAG
- a CDS encoding A/G-specific adenine glycosylase — MPARTLIDRRDEFQRALAAWYRQHARRLPWREAPSLYKTVVSEFMLQQTQVRTVLPYFARWLDALPDFSALAAAPEARVLKLWEGLGYYSRARNLHRLARAVVALPAPPRTPEAWRELPGIGPYTAAAITSISFGAPAACVDGNVVRILARLTADSTGFRDSASASKAFAALAAALLPPKNPGDHNQAMMELGATVCFRQNPACTVCPVLDFCAARLTGAPEDFPKLAPKKIEQRAVTRVWCEHGGRLLLHRAASHARRLADLHELPEPAALGLEADALAADGSTLLATGKRGITRYQITEKIHAARLTPALQRRIAAEPDSLRWIPLDQLDTVTLSGPHRRWVTEILAKRKKTEPSAASRGSAP; from the coding sequence ATGCCCGCCCGCACCCTGATCGACCGCCGCGACGAATTCCAGCGCGCCCTTGCCGCGTGGTATCGGCAGCACGCCCGGCGGCTGCCGTGGCGGGAGGCGCCGTCGCTTTACAAGACCGTTGTATCCGAATTCATGTTACAGCAGACGCAGGTCAGGACCGTCCTGCCGTATTTCGCGCGCTGGCTCGACGCGCTGCCGGATTTTTCCGCCCTGGCCGCCGCGCCCGAGGCGCGCGTGCTCAAGCTCTGGGAAGGGCTCGGCTACTACTCGCGCGCCCGCAATCTTCACCGCCTCGCGCGCGCCGTCGTCGCCCTGCCCGCGCCGCCGCGTACGCCGGAAGCCTGGCGCGAACTGCCCGGCATCGGCCCCTACACGGCGGCGGCCATCACGAGCATTTCCTTCGGCGCTCCCGCCGCCTGCGTGGACGGCAACGTCGTGCGCATCCTCGCCCGGCTGACGGCGGACTCGACCGGATTTCGCGATTCCGCCAGCGCGTCAAAAGCCTTCGCGGCGCTCGCCGCCGCGCTGCTCCCGCCCAAAAACCCGGGCGACCACAACCAGGCGATGATGGAGCTCGGCGCGACCGTTTGCTTCCGGCAAAATCCCGCCTGCACGGTCTGCCCCGTGCTCGATTTCTGCGCCGCGCGCCTCACCGGCGCGCCGGAGGACTTTCCGAAGCTCGCCCCGAAAAAAATCGAGCAGCGCGCCGTCACCCGCGTCTGGTGCGAGCACGGCGGACGGCTTCTGCTGCACCGCGCCGCCTCGCACGCGCGGCGCCTCGCGGACCTGCACGAACTGCCCGAGCCCGCCGCGCTCGGGCTGGAGGCGGATGCATTGGCCGCGGACGGCTCGACGCTGCTCGCAACCGGGAAACGCGGTATCACGCGCTACCAGATCACGGAAAAAATCCATGCCGCGCGCCTCACGCCGGCGTTGCAACGCCGCATCGCCGCGGAGCCCGATTCGCTGCGTTGGATTCCCCTCGATCAACTCGACACCGTCACCCTCTCCGGCCCGCACCGGCGCTGGGTGACCGAAATTCTGGCGAAGCGGAAAAAGACGGAGCCATCGGCCGCTTCGCGCGGTAGCGCGCCGTAG